TCGCACGTGGAATTCAATAGTTCGGGCTTCCTCGGCAAACGCGAATTGGACATCACCAAAGGTTCCAAGGGTCATGCCACTTATATTCGCCAGGCGTTGCGCGATGACTTGACCGCGACCGAGGCACAGGCGCTGCCGGATTTGAAAAATTGGAAGCTAGGTGAAGAAATCCTGGACGGGACGAATTTGGTCAGCTCGCCGTGGCAGACGCTGACGCCGGAATTGCTCACCAAGGCGGAGGCGGTGCTGGGAACCAAACATATTCATATCATTGATACGAATAGCATTTCCCGGCATATCACGGCGGTTTGGAATCCCAGCAAGCATTACTACGAACATTTTCATCATACGAATATCTATGGCCTGGAACGCAACGAACAGATTGCGTTGAACGATCGTTTGCAGACCATGGTTGCCCAAATCCAGGCGGCGATGCCAAGCTTTTTGCAGATCACCAATCAGCTCGGCATCGTGCTTTCCAACGCGACGCGGCTCACGGCGAACCTCACCGACATTTCCGGCAATGCGCGGCCGATTGTCAGCAATCTCGCGATCATCACCGGCTCGCTCACCAATCCGGAAGGTTCGCTCGGCGAATGGTTGATCCCGACGAACATCAATCAAAAAATTGGCACGACGCTCGACAGCGCGAACACCACGATCACGAATCTCAATACCAACTTGCTCACGTTGAATATGACGCTGGACAACGTCGCGAACATCACGAGCAATTTGAATAATCAGGTGCAGGCGAACAGCAATATCGTGACGCACGTCTCGGACATCATCGTGCACAGCGATGAATTCATCCAGGGGTTGAAAAAGTTCTGGTTGTTCCGCCATTTGTTCGCGGCGCATCCGGCGAAGAAGCCGAAATATGTTTTTCCCGCTGCGCCACCGGCGAGCACGAATTGGGAGGCGTTGTCGCCGAAACTGCGGAGTGGAGCGCGTTAAAAGCGCTATGCGTGGCGGTCATCCATAAAGCGGCGCTTTAATTTCAAAATGGGTTTCTCCAAAAAATAATAAGACGGCAGGACGGCCAGAAAAGTGAGAGGCGTGCCGATGAGAACCACGGTCCAGCCTTTGTATCCGAAGCCATGCATTCCCCAATAGATCGGCCAGTGCCAGAGATACAGTCCGTAGGAAATAGCGCCGAGCCAAACGAGCCATTTTGCGGTGAGCAACTTTTTAAGCATGCTTCGCGGATTGATCATCACATCGAGGATCAAGGTCGCGGCCAGCAATGCGATGACGACAAACCCGAAAGTAAATAACCCGCGCCCGAGGAAGTCGCCGGTTATGGAAAAGATAATCAGGCATAGCAGCGCAGCTGGAGCCAGAAACGCAAGAATTTTCCGGGCGAGGTTTGCAGCTTTTTCCGTCATCAATCCCGAAGAGAACACAACCCCAAGAACGCAACCGACCATCAACGTCTCCGCCCGGGTGTCGAGCCCGAAACACAGGCGAATAAACGTGGCTCCCTTCGCGGTAAGAAAGATGCCGGCAGCCCACGATAGCAATCCGATCACGACGGCTCCGGCGGCGATATATATTCGTTTTTTTGAGGCGCGCAGGAGCGTGAGCAGGATGATGGGCCAGAGGATGTAAAATTGTTCTTCGACGGAAAGCGACCAGGTGTGGGCAAGCATTCCCATTTGATTGCCGGCGAATACCCTTATCCAATCCGTGAGGTAGAAAAGGGCGTAGAGCGAGTCGAGGCAATTTTGGCTGGCGCGATCCTTGTCATAAATCAATAAGCTAAAAATACAATACACGATCAGCATGGCGATGAGCGCGGGGCCGAGCCGCAACGCGCGCCGGAGGTAGAAATTCCGCAAACGGATGGAACCGGTGCGGTCGAATTCCTGGACGAGCAAGGTGGTGATCAGAAAACCGCTGAGGACGAAAAATAAATCCACGCCGGCAAATCCGCCGGGCAACAATGATTCGAAGGAACGGAGCGGCGCGTGGTTGCCCATGACGAGCAGGATGGCGATGCCGCGCAAGCCGTCGAGCGCGGGCACATGGCCGAGGCGTGTGCTTGGCTGAGTCGCCGGGAAATTGCCCGCAACGCCTTTCGACTCCGTGCCGGGCTCAGTTGCATTTATCTCGTGCATGCTGGATTCAATAATCTTTCTTGATTTAGAATTAACAATCCTCCTTATTTAAAATGACCATCCGAGCCATTAACCATGCTCGATTCTGACTTACCGCTTTGACCGCTGCCAACGTCCCTTGAACCAGTCTCGCCTATTTTAATGCCGCCCGCGGATCACGGCGAAGATGCCGATGAGGATGGCGAGGAGGCCGAGGACGACGAAGAGAAAACGATTTCGCGCGACGCGTTTTTCGTAACGCATCGGGCGCAGGCCCTGGATGCTCCCGGCGGCGAGGTAATTCACCAGCTTGGGGTTGGCCGTGGACGGGCCGCGAAAATGATTTTTGATGCGGCGGAAAAATGCGGCGAGGTCGTATTTGCGGACGCCGAGGTCGTTGTAATGTTCCTTGGTGGATTCGGCGTCGAGCTTGGCTTGCAGACGGTTTTGATCCACGTCCTCGAAGATGGGTTCGCGATGGGTGGGCGCGGGGGGTTGCGGCGGATGGGTGGCCGTGGCGGCGCCGTGCGGCAGGGCGGTGGAACGGAGGCGCGGGGCGGGTGAACTTGGGCCGGCTGACGGAGCCTCGGGTTTGCCGTCGAGTTTTTTGATCTGGGCTTCGAGGGCCGCGATCTCGGCGTTCAACGCGCGGGCGCGGTCAGTGAGGGGATCGGTTTTTTTCTTAAAAAACCCCATACGGCAAAGGGTTTAGTGTCGCGCGTAGAACACGAGCAACAGGCCAACTACGAGGGCGACGACGGCGAGCGGCCAGGTCAGCGCGAGACCCAGTTTGCAAAGTTGCCCGAGGTCTTGCGTGCCGAGGAGGGATGGGGCG
This genomic interval from Verrucomicrobiia bacterium contains the following:
- a CDS encoding acyltransferase, which codes for MHEINATEPGTESKGVAGNFPATQPSTRLGHVPALDGLRGIAILLVMGNHAPLRSFESLLPGGFAGVDLFFVLSGFLITTLLVQEFDRTGSIRLRNFYLRRALRLGPALIAMLIVYCIFSLLIYDKDRASQNCLDSLYALFYLTDWIRVFAGNQMGMLAHTWSLSVEEQFYILWPIILLTLLRASKKRIYIAAGAVVIGLLSWAAGIFLTAKGATFIRLCFGLDTRAETLMVGCVLGVVFSSGLMTEKAANLARKILAFLAPAALLCLIIFSITGDFLGRGLFTFGFVVIALLAATLILDVMINPRSMLKKLLTAKWLVWLGAISYGLYLWHWPIYWGMHGFGYKGWTVVLIGTPLTFLAVLPSYYFLEKPILKLKRRFMDDRHA